In Streptomyces qaidamensis, one DNA window encodes the following:
- a CDS encoding CYTH and CHAD domain-containing protein — protein sequence MTDSKREIERKYESADSGLPDLTGVAGVAAVVDKGVAHLDATYYDTGDERLAASSVTLRRRTGGSDAGWHLKFPVAPGVRDEIHAPLSDTLPDDLAALVRSRVRDSELLPVVRLRSDRDVRHLLDADSRLLAEMSVDTVHAERLTGGGEARWTEIEVELADGGDPALLDKVEKRLRKAGVRPSASSSKLARALEETAPGKRRKSPHLRRPVTAGDHVLAYVRTQRDAIVELDPAVRRDAEDSVHSMRVATRRLRSTFKSFGKILDRTVTDPVGDELKWLAGELGLDRDREVLTDRLTAALDEVPDGLVRGPVAKRLHSWSSAEHHGARGRLLGVLDSRRYLALLDTLDTLIADPPLLKAAGKEPRKPIAKAVRKDFRKVSGLIGQAADLEPGTDRDLALHEARKKTKRTRYAAEAAEPVLGKRAKTMVKSMKSLQNLLGEHQDSVMARQALRELSAVAHAAGESAFTYGLLHEREEQRAARVEAELPGRWDGIKDSAADL from the coding sequence ATGACGGACAGCAAGCGCGAGATCGAGCGGAAGTACGAATCGGCGGACAGCGGACTGCCCGACCTGACCGGAGTCGCCGGGGTCGCGGCCGTCGTCGACAAAGGTGTGGCCCACCTCGACGCCACCTACTACGACACCGGCGACGAACGCCTCGCAGCGTCGTCCGTCACCCTGCGCCGCCGCACCGGCGGTTCCGACGCCGGCTGGCACCTGAAGTTCCCGGTCGCCCCGGGCGTCCGCGACGAGATCCACGCCCCGCTCTCCGACACCCTCCCCGACGACCTCGCCGCGCTCGTCCGCTCCCGGGTCCGCGACAGCGAGCTGCTGCCGGTGGTCCGGCTGCGCTCCGACCGCGACGTACGCCATCTGCTCGACGCGGACAGCAGGCTGCTCGCCGAGATGAGCGTGGACACCGTGCACGCCGAGCGGCTCACGGGGGGCGGAGAAGCGCGGTGGACCGAGATCGAGGTGGAACTCGCCGACGGAGGAGACCCGGCCCTCCTCGACAAGGTGGAGAAGCGGCTGCGCAAGGCGGGCGTACGGCCCTCGGCGTCCTCGTCGAAGCTGGCCCGCGCCCTGGAGGAGACGGCACCGGGCAAGCGGCGTAAGTCCCCGCACCTCCGTCGACCGGTGACGGCCGGAGACCATGTACTGGCATACGTGCGCACCCAGCGGGACGCGATCGTCGAGCTCGACCCCGCCGTCCGCCGGGACGCCGAGGACTCCGTGCACAGCATGCGCGTGGCCACCCGCCGGCTGCGCAGCACCTTCAAGTCGTTCGGCAAGATCCTCGACCGGACCGTCACCGACCCCGTCGGCGACGAGCTGAAGTGGCTCGCCGGCGAGCTCGGCCTGGACCGGGACCGCGAGGTGCTGACCGACCGCCTGACCGCGGCCCTCGACGAGGTGCCCGACGGCCTGGTCCGCGGTCCGGTCGCCAAGCGCCTGCACTCCTGGTCCAGCGCCGAGCACCACGGCGCCCGCGGCCGCCTCCTCGGCGTCCTGGACTCCCGCCGCTACCTGGCCCTCCTCGACACCCTTGACACGCTGATCGCCGACCCTCCGCTGCTGAAGGCGGCCGGCAAGGAGCCCCGCAAGCCGATCGCCAAGGCCGTGCGCAAGGACTTCCGCAAGGTGTCCGGGCTGATCGGGCAGGCGGCGGACCTGGAGCCCGGCACCGACCGGGACCTCGCGCTGCACGAGGCCCGCAAGAAGACCAAGCGCACCCGTTACGCCGCGGAGGCGGCCGAGCCCGTCCTCGGCAAACGGGCCAAGACCATGGTCAAGTCCATGAAGTCGCTGCAGAACCTGCTCGGCGAACACCAGGACAGCGTGATGGCCCGGCAGGCCCTGCGCGAGCTGTCGGCGGTCGCCCACGCTGCGGGAGAGAGCGCCTTCACCTACGGCCTGCTCCACGAGCGCGAGGAGCAGCGGGCGGCCCGCGTGGAGGCCGAACTGCCCGGGCGCTGGGACGGGATCAAGGACAGTGCGGCGGACCTCTGA
- the rodA gene encoding rod shape-determining protein RodA: MTGGVNSFQVSGYGPERSGWTRLLARDSVARRLDWPILLSAVALSLLGTLLVYSATRNRTELNQGDPYYFLVRHLLNTGIGIVLMAGTIWLGHRALRTAVPVLYGFSLLLILLVLTPLGSTINGAHSWIKLPGGFSLQPSEFVKVTIILGMAMLLAARVDAGDKQYPDHRTVVQALGLAAVPMLIVMLMPDLGSVMVMVIIVLGVLLASGASNRWVFGLLGAGTLGAVTVWQLGVLDDYQIARFAAFANPALDPAGVGYNTNQARIAIGSGGLTGSGLFHGSQTTGQFVPEQQTDFVFTVAGEELGFLGGGLIILLLGIVLWRACRIARETTDLYGTIVAAGIVAWFAFQTFENVGMTLGIMPVTGLPLPFVSYGGSSMFAVWIAVGLLQSIRVQRPMSA, from the coding sequence ATGACCGGCGGAGTGAACAGCTTCCAGGTCTCCGGCTACGGACCCGAGCGCTCCGGCTGGACCCGACTGCTCGCCCGTGACTCGGTGGCCCGGCGCCTCGACTGGCCGATCCTGCTGTCGGCGGTGGCCCTGTCGCTGCTCGGCACGCTCCTCGTCTACTCGGCGACCCGCAACCGCACGGAGCTCAACCAGGGCGACCCGTACTACTTCCTCGTCCGGCACCTGCTCAACACCGGCATCGGCATCGTCCTGATGGCCGGCACGATCTGGCTCGGCCACCGCGCCCTGCGCACGGCCGTCCCGGTCCTGTACGGCTTCTCGCTGCTGCTGATTCTGCTGGTGCTGACCCCGCTCGGCTCCACGATCAACGGCGCCCACTCCTGGATCAAGCTGCCCGGCGGCTTCTCGCTCCAGCCCTCGGAGTTCGTCAAGGTCACGATCATCCTGGGCATGGCGATGCTGCTGGCGGCCCGGGTCGACGCGGGCGACAAGCAGTACCCCGACCACCGCACGGTCGTGCAGGCGCTCGGCCTGGCCGCCGTCCCCATGCTGATCGTCATGCTGATGCCCGACCTCGGGTCGGTCATGGTGATGGTCATCATCGTGCTCGGCGTGCTGCTCGCCTCCGGAGCGTCCAACCGCTGGGTGTTCGGCCTGCTCGGCGCGGGCACCCTCGGCGCGGTCACCGTCTGGCAGCTCGGCGTGCTCGACGACTACCAGATCGCCCGCTTCGCCGCCTTCGCCAACCCCGCACTCGACCCGGCCGGTGTCGGCTACAACACCAACCAGGCCCGCATCGCCATCGGTTCGGGAGGCCTGACCGGCTCCGGCCTCTTCCACGGCTCGCAGACCACCGGCCAGTTCGTCCCCGAACAGCAGACGGACTTCGTCTTCACCGTGGCAGGGGAGGAGCTGGGCTTCCTCGGCGGCGGCCTGATCATCCTGCTGCTCGGCATCGTCCTGTGGCGGGCCTGCCGCATCGCCCGGGAGACCACGGACCTGTACGGCACGATCGTGGCCGCCGGCATCGTCGCCTGGTTCGCCTTCCAGACGTTCGAGAACGTCGGCATGACGCTCGGCATCATGCCGGTCACCGGCCTGCCCCTGCCGTTCGTGTCCTACGGCGGATCATCGATGTTCGCCGTGTGGATAGCGGTGGGGCTGCTGCAGTCGATCCGGGTGCAACGACCGATGTCGGCCTGA
- the mrdA gene encoding penicillin-binding protein 2, with the protein MTNIPETGRNPRVQIRLVVIQVLVLSLLLTLGGRLWYLQIREGAAYAKEASGNHVQQVVEPAVRGSILDARGVALADNETRLVVSASRTDLLKMKDDGKDVLTKLAGVLGMTPKEVQGKVRLCDAKTPQPCWNGSPYQPIPITDEATPKQALQIRERAEDFPGITAEPEAVRRYPSPGKANTAQVLGYLSPVTDEEIKKAQNTNSPYLRSDQVGRSGLERQYDKALRGKAGVTRYEVDNLGRVIGQAEADPAHPGDNLVTSIDSRVQRIAEYQLNEAMKEARKQHDRNTGTNYKADSGAVVVMEAKTGRVVAMASNPTYDPNAWVGGISAKDYTRLTGKSSNYPLLNRAIQGQSAPGSIFKVIPTAAAVNAGYSFNGPYNCSSSYSIGGQVFKNFESQSHGPISLGRALEVSCDTVFYRLSHEEWKKDGGTKPKKKTNDWFYKTAHQFGLGKETGIDLPNEVTGRVPDRQWKLNYWKANKDAWCRTGKRNGSYAEKIAYENCLEGNRMRAGDSVNYSIGQGDTLVTPIQMATIYSAISNGGTLYNPSVGKAVISADGKTVTPIKPESHGKLPMTQKTRNEIDEALAGVATRGTAAWRFGGWPQDKIPMHAKTGTAEVYGKQTTSWFATYTKDYSIVMTISQGGTGSGASGPAVRNIYNALYGVSEDGDIDSKKALLPTPQKNLPKVRTDGTITSPKVSKDPAKDQQAKKKDPNAPADPLQPATAAPPTPENRDTRRRRRRRGSRRCPA; encoded by the coding sequence GTGACCAACATTCCCGAGACCGGCCGGAATCCACGGGTCCAGATCCGGCTCGTCGTCATCCAGGTCCTCGTCCTCTCCCTCCTGCTCACCCTCGGCGGGCGTCTGTGGTACCTCCAGATCCGTGAGGGCGCGGCCTACGCCAAGGAGGCGTCGGGGAACCACGTCCAGCAGGTCGTCGAGCCGGCCGTCCGCGGCTCGATCCTGGACGCCCGCGGCGTGGCCCTCGCGGACAACGAGACACGGCTGGTCGTCTCCGCCTCGCGCACCGACCTGCTGAAGATGAAGGACGACGGCAAGGACGTCCTCACCAAGCTCGCCGGGGTCCTGGGCATGACGCCCAAGGAAGTCCAGGGGAAGGTCCGGCTGTGCGACGCCAAGACGCCGCAGCCCTGCTGGAACGGCTCGCCCTACCAGCCCATCCCCATCACCGACGAGGCCACCCCCAAGCAGGCCCTCCAGATCCGCGAGCGCGCCGAGGACTTCCCCGGCATCACCGCCGAGCCGGAAGCCGTGCGCCGCTACCCGAGCCCCGGCAAGGCCAACACCGCCCAGGTCCTCGGCTACCTCTCGCCGGTCACCGACGAGGAGATCAAGAAGGCGCAGAACACCAACTCGCCGTACCTGCGCTCCGACCAGGTCGGCCGCTCGGGCCTGGAGCGCCAGTACGACAAGGCGCTGCGCGGCAAGGCGGGCGTCACCCGCTACGAGGTCGACAACCTCGGCCGGGTCATCGGCCAGGCCGAGGCCGACCCGGCCCACCCGGGCGACAACCTCGTCACCAGCATCGACTCCCGGGTCCAGCGCATCGCCGAGTACCAGCTGAACGAGGCCATGAAGGAGGCCCGCAAGCAGCACGACCGCAACACGGGCACCAACTACAAGGCCGACTCCGGCGCGGTGGTCGTCATGGAGGCCAAGACCGGCCGCGTCGTCGCCATGGCCTCGAACCCCACCTACGACCCGAACGCCTGGGTGGGCGGCATCTCCGCCAAGGACTACACCCGCCTCACCGGCAAGAGCTCCAACTACCCGCTGCTGAACCGCGCGATCCAGGGCCAGTCGGCCCCCGGCTCGATCTTCAAGGTCATCCCGACGGCCGCCGCGGTCAACGCCGGATACTCCTTCAACGGCCCCTACAACTGCTCCAGCTCGTACTCGATCGGCGGCCAGGTCTTCAAGAACTTCGAATCCCAGAGCCACGGCCCCATCAGCCTCGGCCGCGCCCTGGAGGTCTCCTGCGACACCGTCTTCTACCGGCTCTCCCACGAGGAGTGGAAGAAGGACGGCGGCACCAAACCGAAGAAGAAGACCAACGACTGGTTCTACAAGACCGCCCACCAGTTCGGCCTCGGCAAGGAGACCGGCATCGACCTGCCCAACGAGGTCACCGGCCGCGTCCCCGACCGCCAGTGGAAGCTGAACTACTGGAAGGCCAACAAGGACGCCTGGTGCCGCACCGGCAAGCGCAACGGCAGCTACGCCGAGAAGATCGCCTACGAGAACTGCCTCGAAGGCAACCGCATGCGCGCCGGTGACTCCGTCAACTACTCCATCGGCCAGGGCGACACGCTCGTCACGCCCATCCAGATGGCCACCATCTACTCGGCCATCTCCAACGGCGGCACCCTCTACAACCCCTCCGTCGGCAAGGCCGTCATCAGCGCCGACGGCAAGACCGTCACGCCGATCAAGCCCGAGTCGCACGGCAAGCTGCCGATGACGCAGAAGACGCGCAACGAGATAGACGAAGCCCTCGCGGGAGTCGCCACCCGCGGTACGGCCGCCTGGAGGTTCGGCGGCTGGCCGCAGGACAAGATCCCGATGCACGCCAAGACGGGTACGGCGGAGGTCTACGGCAAGCAGACGACCTCCTGGTTCGCCACGTACACCAAGGACTACTCGATCGTCATGACGATCTCCCAGGGTGGTACGGGTTCCGGCGCCTCGGGCCCCGCCGTCCGCAACATCTACAACGCGCTGTACGGCGTCTCCGAGGACGGCGACATCGACTCCAAGAAGGCGCTGCTGCCGACCCCGCAGAAGAACCTGCCGAAGGTCAGGACGGACGGCACCATCACCTCCCCGAAGGTCTCCAAGGACCCGGCCAAGGACCAGCAGGCCAAGAAGAAGGACCCGAACGCGCCGGCCGACCCGCTCCAGCCGGCGACGGCCGCCCCGCCGACGCCGGAGAACCGTGACACCCGAAGGCGGCGCCGCCGCCGGGGAAGCCGGAGGTGCCCCGCATGA
- the mreD gene encoding rod shape-determining protein MreD, with the protein MRVNRILLSSALVVVALVIQVSVLARLHLPGAVPDLLLLTVLGLALVYGHVGGALVGFGAGLLADLAPPADHAAGRYALVLCVIGYLAGLVKPETGQLKSATGPMAVVVAAAVGSTLLYAGVGALVGDTAARHVGLGGLLFTAALYDLLLAPFVVPGVMALARRAENDPLADTGSAAKATDISSGWLSGGTGLKIGSQRNGLRVKAARARMARAGRIKGVKRL; encoded by the coding sequence ATGCGCGTCAACCGGATCCTGCTCTCCTCCGCCCTGGTCGTCGTCGCCCTGGTGATCCAGGTCAGCGTCCTCGCCCGCCTGCATCTGCCGGGCGCCGTGCCCGATCTGCTGCTGCTCACCGTGCTCGGCCTCGCGCTGGTGTACGGGCACGTGGGCGGCGCCCTCGTCGGTTTCGGCGCGGGCCTGCTCGCCGACCTGGCCCCGCCCGCCGACCACGCCGCCGGGCGCTATGCCCTGGTGCTGTGCGTCATCGGCTACCTCGCGGGCCTGGTGAAACCCGAGACGGGCCAGCTGAAGTCCGCGACCGGCCCGATGGCCGTGGTGGTCGCCGCCGCGGTCGGCTCCACCCTGCTGTACGCCGGGGTCGGTGCCCTCGTCGGGGACACCGCCGCCCGCCATGTGGGCCTCGGCGGCCTGCTGTTCACGGCCGCCCTGTACGACCTGCTGCTCGCCCCCTTCGTCGTGCCGGGGGTCATGGCCCTGGCCCGGCGCGCCGAGAACGATCCGCTCGCCGACACCGGCTCCGCCGCCAAGGCCACGGACATCTCCTCCGGCTGGCTCTCCGGCGGCACCGGACTGAAGATCGGCAGCCAGCGCAACGGGCTGCGCGTGAAGGCCGCCCGGGCGCGGATGGCACGCGCCGGGCGCATCAAGGGGGTCAAGCGGCTGTGA
- the mreC gene encoding rod shape-determining protein MreC has protein sequence MRDTRESRLLLVLLIAIAFALITVDIRGGEDSPVDGARQGAATVFGPIESGVSAAVDPVGNAVSAIRDSGERHDRLAALEQENAALKARLGSDDRSRSRLKQLDKMLKIAGQGQYGIKGAEVIAIGAAQGFSWTITIDVGAKDGIRRDMTVLNGDGLVGRVTTVGPNTATVLLASDPDFTVGTRMESGDELGFASGQGDRPLRVELLNGKAEVKKGDRLVTFGSQADRPFVPGVPVGVVSRVDPSGGGLTRTLYVTPYAAFTKLDIVGVVVEAPKKDPRDTVLPPKPKPTPRPTVTVTVTPSPEAPVDGQNQQEQ, from the coding sequence GTGAGGGACACACGAGAGAGCCGGCTGCTCCTGGTGCTGCTGATCGCCATCGCGTTCGCGTTGATCACGGTGGACATCCGCGGTGGGGAGGACTCGCCCGTCGACGGGGCCCGGCAGGGCGCGGCAACGGTCTTCGGCCCGATCGAGAGCGGCGTCTCGGCCGCGGTCGACCCGGTCGGCAACGCGGTCTCCGCCATCCGCGACTCCGGTGAGCGGCACGACCGGCTCGCCGCGCTGGAGCAGGAGAACGCGGCCCTGAAGGCGCGCCTCGGCAGCGACGACCGCAGCCGCAGCCGCCTCAAGCAGCTCGACAAGATGCTGAAGATCGCCGGCCAGGGCCAGTACGGCATCAAGGGCGCCGAGGTCATCGCCATCGGAGCCGCACAGGGCTTCTCCTGGACCATCACCATCGACGTCGGCGCCAAGGACGGCATCAGGCGCGACATGACCGTCCTGAACGGGGACGGGCTCGTCGGCCGCGTCACCACCGTCGGGCCCAACACCGCCACGGTCCTGCTGGCCAGCGACCCCGACTTCACGGTCGGCACCCGGATGGAGTCCGGCGACGAGCTCGGCTTCGCCTCGGGGCAGGGCGACCGCCCGCTGCGCGTCGAACTCCTCAACGGCAAGGCCGAGGTGAAGAAGGGCGACCGCCTGGTCACCTTCGGCTCCCAGGCCGACCGGCCGTTCGTGCCCGGCGTGCCCGTCGGCGTGGTCTCCCGCGTGGACCCCTCCGGCGGCGGCCTGACCCGCACGCTCTACGTCACGCCCTACGCCGCCTTCACCAAGCTCGACATCGTCGGTGTCGTCGTCGAGGCCCCGAAGAAGGACCCGCGTGACACGGTGCTCCCGCCCAAGCCCAAGCCCACCCCGAGGCCGACGGTGACGGTGACCGTGACGCCGTCCCCCGAGGCGCCCGTGGACGGCCAGAACCAGCAAGAGCAGTAG
- a CDS encoding rod shape-determining protein: protein MSFIGRDMAVDLGTANTLVYVRGRGIVLNEPSVVAINTNTGGILAVGAEAKKMIGRTPGNIVAVRPLKDGVIADFEITERMLRYFILKIHKRRYLARPRVVVCVPSGITGVERRAVIEASSQAGARQVHIIEEPMAAAIGSGLPVHEATGNMVVDIGGGTTEVAVISLGGIVTAQSIRVAGDELDNAIIQHIKKEYSLLLGERTAEQIKITIGSAYDLDTDEHTEIRGRDLVSGLPKTVVISAAEVRKAIEEPVNAIVDAVKTTLDKCPPELSGDIMDRGIVLTGGGALLRGLDERLRRETGMPIHIAEDPLDSVALGSGKCVEEFEALQQVLDAQPRR from the coding sequence ATGTCGTTCATCGGCCGTGACATGGCTGTCGACCTCGGGACCGCCAACACGCTGGTGTACGTCAGGGGTCGCGGGATCGTACTCAACGAGCCGTCCGTCGTCGCGATCAACACCAACACCGGTGGCATCCTCGCGGTCGGCGCCGAAGCGAAGAAGATGATCGGGCGCACGCCCGGCAACATCGTTGCCGTGCGTCCGCTGAAGGACGGCGTGATCGCCGACTTCGAGATCACCGAGCGGATGCTCCGTTACTTCATTCTGAAGATCCACAAGCGGCGGTATCTGGCTCGTCCGCGGGTCGTCGTCTGTGTGCCCTCGGGCATCACGGGCGTCGAGCGCCGCGCCGTCATCGAGGCGTCGTCCCAGGCCGGCGCCCGTCAGGTGCACATCATCGAGGAGCCCATGGCCGCGGCCATCGGCTCCGGCCTGCCGGTCCACGAGGCCACGGGCAACATGGTGGTCGACATCGGCGGCGGCACCACGGAGGTCGCGGTCATCTCCCTCGGCGGCATCGTCACCGCCCAGTCCATCCGTGTCGCGGGCGACGAACTGGACAACGCGATCATCCAGCACATCAAGAAGGAGTACTCCCTCCTGCTGGGTGAGCGCACGGCCGAGCAGATCAAGATCACGATCGGTTCGGCGTACGACCTCGACACCGACGAGCACACCGAAATCCGCGGCCGGGACCTCGTCTCCGGGCTGCCGAAGACCGTCGTCATCTCCGCCGCCGAAGTCCGCAAGGCGATCGAGGAGCCGGTCAACGCGATCGTCGACGCCGTCAAGACGACCCTCGACAAGTGTCCGCCGGAGCTGTCCGGCGACATCATGGACCGAGGAATCGTTCTGACCGGCGGCGGAGCGCTGCTGCGCGGTCTCGACGAGCGGCTGCGCCGGGAGACCGGCATGCCGATCCACATCGCCGAGGACCCGCTGGACAGCGTGGCGCTCGGATCCGGAAAGTGCGTCGAGGAGTTCGAAGCGCTCCAGCAGGTGCTGGACGCCCAGCCGCGCAGATGA
- the ndk gene encoding nucleoside-diphosphate kinase, with protein MSQRTLVLLKPDAVRRGLTGEIISRIERKAGWTITALELRTLDQDTLEQHYGEHKGKPFYEPLVEFMASGPVVALIVEGERVIEGVRALAGPTDPIAAAPGSIRGDFGVIVRENLIHASDSEESAEREVKIFFPGRA; from the coding sequence GTGAGCCAGCGCACCCTCGTCCTCCTCAAGCCCGACGCCGTCCGTCGCGGCCTGACCGGCGAGATCATCAGCCGCATCGAGCGCAAGGCGGGCTGGACGATCACCGCGCTGGAGCTGCGCACGCTGGACCAGGACACGCTGGAGCAGCACTACGGCGAGCACAAGGGCAAGCCCTTCTACGAGCCGCTGGTGGAGTTCATGGCCTCCGGGCCGGTCGTGGCGCTGATCGTCGAGGGCGAGCGGGTCATCGAGGGTGTGCGCGCGCTCGCCGGCCCGACCGACCCGATCGCCGCCGCCCCCGGCTCCATCCGCGGCGACTTCGGCGTCATCGTCCGGGAGAACCTGATTCACGCCTCCGACTCCGAGGAGTCCGCCGAGCGCGAGGTGAAGATTTTCTTCCCCGGCCGGGCGTAG
- a CDS encoding DUF4233 domain-containing protein, which produces MRTLCSSTLIGEFFVIGFAGLVAMKDPDLSMATVWTVSGIAMFLCLVLCGLVTRPGGVVLGWALQIALIASGFVVPSMFFLGAIFAALWWASVHYGRKVDEAKARFAAQAGSSTPDAA; this is translated from the coding sequence GTGCGCACGCTCTGTTCTTCGACGCTGATCGGCGAGTTCTTCGTCATCGGGTTCGCCGGTCTGGTCGCCATGAAGGACCCTGACCTGTCCATGGCGACAGTGTGGACGGTCAGCGGCATCGCGATGTTCCTGTGTCTGGTGCTGTGCGGCCTGGTGACCCGCCCGGGCGGGGTCGTCCTCGGCTGGGCGCTGCAGATCGCGCTCATCGCGTCGGGGTTCGTCGTCCCGAGCATGTTCTTCCTGGGGGCGATCTTCGCGGCCCTGTGGTGGGCGTCGGTGCACTACGGCCGGAAGGTGGACGAGGCGAAGGCGAGATTCGCGGCCCAGGCGGGCTCCTCCACACCTGACGCTGCGTAA
- the folC gene encoding bifunctional tetrahydrofolate synthase/dihydrofolate synthase — MSELPPDHNADDQPDPLNAFDEIIAEETTRDPDLAVIEAGSRTLRTQGGPPDADIPTRPADPEVDKALREVETELATRWGETKLEPSVSRIAALMDVLGEPQRSYPSIHITGTNGKTSTARMIEALLGAFELRTGRYTSPHVQSITERISLDGAPISPERFIETYQDIKPYVEMVDASQEYRLSFFEVLTGMAYAAFADAPADVAVVEVGMGGSWDATNVIDGDVAVVTPIDLDHTDRLGTTHAEIATEKAGIIKQGATVIMAQQPVDAAQVLLKKAVEVDATVAREGLEFGVVERQVAVGGQLVTLRGLGGEYPEVYLPLHGAHQAHNAAVALAAVEAFFGVGAQRADALDPDTVRKAFAAVASPGRLEVVRRSPTVVLDAAHNPAGARAAAEAIGEAFQFSRLIGVVGASGDKNVRGLLEAFEPVFAEVVITQNSSHRAMDADELAGIAVEVFGEERVQVEPRLPDALEAAITLAEEEGEFAGGGVLVTGSVITVGEARLLLGRG, encoded by the coding sequence GTGAGCGAGCTCCCTCCAGACCACAACGCCGACGACCAGCCCGATCCCCTCAACGCCTTCGACGAGATCATCGCGGAGGAGACCACCCGCGACCCCGACCTCGCGGTCATCGAGGCCGGCAGCCGAACCCTGCGCACCCAGGGCGGCCCGCCCGACGCCGACATCCCCACGCGCCCCGCCGACCCCGAGGTCGACAAGGCCCTGCGCGAGGTCGAGACCGAGCTCGCCACCCGTTGGGGCGAGACGAAGCTGGAGCCCTCCGTCAGCCGTATCGCCGCGCTGATGGACGTGCTGGGGGAGCCGCAGCGGTCGTACCCGTCGATCCACATCACGGGCACGAACGGCAAGACCTCCACGGCCCGCATGATCGAGGCCCTGCTCGGCGCCTTCGAGCTGCGCACCGGCCGCTACACCTCGCCGCACGTGCAGTCGATCACCGAGCGCATCAGCCTCGACGGCGCCCCCATCTCACCCGAGCGGTTCATCGAGACGTACCAGGACATCAAGCCGTACGTGGAGATGGTCGACGCCTCCCAGGAATACCGGCTGTCCTTCTTCGAGGTGCTCACCGGCATGGCGTACGCGGCGTTCGCCGACGCCCCCGCGGACGTCGCCGTCGTCGAGGTCGGCATGGGCGGCTCCTGGGACGCCACGAACGTGATCGACGGTGACGTCGCCGTCGTCACGCCCATAGACCTCGACCACACCGACCGGCTCGGCACCACGCACGCCGAGATCGCCACGGAGAAGGCCGGCATCATCAAGCAGGGTGCGACGGTCATCATGGCGCAGCAGCCGGTCGACGCGGCGCAGGTGCTGCTGAAGAAGGCCGTCGAGGTGGACGCGACCGTGGCCCGGGAAGGGCTGGAGTTCGGTGTCGTCGAGCGGCAGGTGGCCGTCGGCGGGCAGCTGGTGACGCTGCGCGGGCTCGGCGGTGAGTACCCCGAGGTGTACCTGCCGCTGCACGGCGCGCACCAGGCGCACAACGCCGCCGTGGCGCTCGCCGCCGTCGAGGCGTTCTTCGGCGTCGGTGCGCAGCGGGCCGACGCGCTGGATCCGGACACCGTCCGCAAGGCCTTCGCCGCCGTGGCCTCGCCGGGCCGGCTGGAGGTCGTGCGCCGGTCGCCGACGGTCGTGCTTGACGCCGCCCACAACCCGGCGGGTGCCCGGGCGGCGGCCGAGGCGATCGGGGAGGCGTTCCAGTTCAGCCGCCTCATCGGCGTGGTCGGCGCGAGCGGCGACAAGAACGTCCGGGGGCTGCTGGAGGCCTTCGAGCCGGTGTTCGCCGAGGTCGTGATCACGCAGAACTCCAGCCACCGCGCGATGGACGCCGACGAGCTCGCCGGGATCGCCGTGGAGGTGTTCGGCGAGGAGCGCGTCCAGGTCGAGCCGCGGCTGCCCGACGCGCTGGAGGCCGCCATCACGCTGGCCGAGGAGGAGGGCGAGTTCGCCGGCGGCGGTGTGCTCGTCACCGGTTCGGTCATCACCGTCGGCGAGGCCCGACTGCTCCTGGGGAGGGGCTGA